One Bradyrhizobium zhanjiangense DNA segment encodes these proteins:
- a CDS encoding M20 family metallopeptidase: MSEAQITDWLAAQRQAMIDLLREVVNIDSGSYDKEGVDAVGARFERHFAEHGIPYRREENDRFGDAIHAEVAKPGSNEKPVLLMGHRDTVFGKGEAGRRPFTIRDGRAYGPGVADMKSGLVMNVFVATAFHKFGGNPHPIKLLITSDEEIGSPSSRPVIEREGRAARAVFNSEPGRPTGNVVTGRKGGIFMHVAITGKAAHSGANFAAGVSAIGELAHKIVQIHALTNLDKGITLNVGLVSGGQSVNTTAPYAEGQIDLRYVDPADRATVMAAIEQIVATSYVPGTSATLTIKGEFVPVVQSAESKALFEGYQAAAKQVGLTTLQGEFSGGCADSGFTAAVGTPTICGLGPVGGLAHTPEEYLELDSIVPRAQALALAILGG; encoded by the coding sequence ATGTCTGAAGCTCAAATCACGGATTGGCTGGCGGCGCAGCGGCAGGCGATGATCGATCTGCTCCGCGAGGTCGTGAACATCGATTCCGGATCCTACGACAAGGAAGGCGTCGATGCGGTCGGTGCGCGGTTCGAGCGGCATTTTGCCGAGCATGGCATTCCGTACCGGCGCGAGGAAAACGACCGCTTCGGCGATGCGATTCATGCCGAGGTGGCCAAGCCCGGTAGCAACGAGAAGCCGGTGTTGTTGATGGGACATCGCGACACTGTGTTCGGCAAGGGCGAGGCCGGACGGCGTCCATTCACGATTCGAGATGGCCGCGCCTATGGACCCGGCGTTGCCGACATGAAGTCCGGGCTCGTCATGAACGTGTTCGTGGCGACCGCCTTCCACAAATTCGGCGGCAATCCACATCCGATCAAGCTGCTGATCACCTCGGACGAGGAGATCGGCTCACCCTCCTCGCGGCCGGTGATCGAGCGCGAAGGACGCGCCGCGCGCGCCGTGTTCAATTCCGAGCCGGGCCGCCCCACCGGGAACGTCGTCACGGGGCGCAAGGGCGGCATCTTCATGCATGTCGCCATCACCGGCAAAGCCGCGCATTCCGGCGCCAATTTCGCCGCCGGCGTCAGCGCGATCGGCGAGCTCGCGCACAAGATCGTGCAGATCCACGCGCTGACCAATCTCGACAAGGGCATCACGCTCAATGTCGGCCTGGTCTCGGGCGGGCAATCCGTCAACACCACGGCGCCTTACGCGGAAGGCCAGATCGACCTGCGCTATGTCGATCCCGCAGACCGCGCGACGGTGATGGCCGCGATCGAGCAGATCGTCGCGACGTCCTACGTGCCGGGTACCAGCGCGACGCTGACGATCAAGGGCGAGTTCGTGCCGGTGGTGCAGAGCGCGGAGTCGAAGGCGCTGTTTGAAGGCTATCAGGCCGCCGCAAAGCAAGTCGGCCTTACCACGCTCCAGGGCGAGTTCTCCGGCGGCTGCGCTGATTCCGGTTTCACCGCCGCCGTGGGCACGCCGACCATCTGCGGCCTCGGGCCGGTCGGCGGGCTCGCGCACACGCCGGAGGAATATCTCGAGCTCGACAGCATCGTGCCGCGCGCACAGGCGCTGGCGTTGGCGATTTTAGGGGGGTGA
- a CDS encoding flavin reductase family protein, with the protein MNVVPRDLMTEIPVSSADFRGAMRHLTGGVSVITAGRGRDITGMTVTSVTSLSVEPPTLLVSINRDASSFPLIRRHSAFGVNILNADQLDVAERFAGKGGLKGADRFAGAQWVTSVSGVPLLVGALSAFDCEVEEIIERHSHGIVIGRVRDIRSSTRTAALAYWHGQYVAVDRDEDAARLADVSVPARARRGI; encoded by the coding sequence ATGAATGTAGTGCCCCGCGATCTCATGACCGAAATCCCTGTCTCGTCCGCCGATTTCCGCGGCGCTATGCGCCACCTCACCGGCGGCGTCAGCGTCATCACCGCCGGGCGGGGCAGGGACATCACCGGCATGACGGTGACCTCGGTGACCTCGCTATCAGTCGAACCGCCGACACTGCTGGTCAGCATCAACAGGGACGCCTCGTCCTTTCCGTTGATCCGCCGCCACAGTGCCTTCGGCGTGAACATCCTCAATGCCGACCAGCTCGATGTCGCCGAACGTTTTGCCGGCAAGGGCGGACTGAAGGGCGCCGACCGCTTTGCAGGCGCCCAATGGGTGACATCAGTTTCGGGTGTTCCGCTGCTGGTGGGCGCGCTCTCGGCGTTCGACTGCGAGGTCGAGGAGATCATCGAGCGTCACTCGCACGGCATCGTCATCGGCCGTGTCAGGGATATCAGGAGCTCGACCCGCACCGCCGCGCTGGCCTATTGGCATGGGCAATATGTGGCAGTCGACCGGGACGAAGATGCGGCCAGGCTCGCCGACGTCAGCGTTCCCGCGCGCGCCCGGCGCGGCATTTGA
- a CDS encoding ATP-binding cassette domain-containing protein, whose amino-acid sequence MQTALRTSLPETELASRANFAPHARVVREERPTTTAGLPLSIRGLRKSFGDNEVLRGIDLHIPAGQFVAIVGKSGCGKSTLLRLIAGLEKIDAGSISFGQDIQPEDIRVMFQEPRLLPWARVLANVEVGLGRDRASGDAHARAEKALTEVGLADKRDQWPSVLSGGQKQRVALGRALVSRPRVLAFDEPLGALDALTRISMQRLLERVWRDQGFTAILVTHDVAEAVALADRVLVIEEGRIAHDVTVNAARPRQRGSAELAGLEGSILSHLLSADDRT is encoded by the coding sequence ATGCAGACAGCGCTTCGTACCTCCCTTCCGGAAACCGAGCTCGCCAGCCGCGCCAATTTCGCGCCGCACGCCCGTGTGGTGCGCGAGGAGCGCCCGACGACGACCGCCGGCCTGCCGCTCAGCATCCGTGGCTTGCGCAAATCCTTCGGCGACAACGAGGTGCTGCGCGGCATCGATCTGCACATCCCCGCCGGCCAGTTCGTCGCCATCGTCGGCAAGAGCGGTTGTGGCAAGAGCACACTGCTGCGGCTCATCGCCGGCCTGGAGAAGATCGACGCCGGCAGCATCAGCTTCGGCCAGGATATCCAGCCCGAGGACATCCGCGTCATGTTCCAGGAGCCGCGGCTGCTGCCCTGGGCGCGCGTGCTCGCCAATGTCGAGGTCGGCCTTGGCCGCGACCGCGCCTCGGGCGATGCGCATGCGCGCGCCGAGAAGGCGCTGACCGAAGTTGGCCTTGCCGACAAGCGCGATCAGTGGCCCTCGGTGCTGTCGGGTGGCCAGAAGCAGCGCGTCGCGCTTGGCCGCGCGCTGGTCTCCCGCCCGCGCGTGCTCGCCTTCGACGAGCCGCTCGGCGCGCTGGACGCTTTGACCCGAATCTCGATGCAGCGTCTCTTGGAGCGCGTTTGGCGCGACCAGGGCTTTACCGCGATCCTGGTGACCCATGACGTCGCCGAAGCGGTCGCCTTGGCCGACCGGGTGCTGGTGATCGAGGAGGGCCGGATCGCCCATGACGTCACGGTTAACGCGGCCCGGCCTCGCCAGCGCGGTTCGGCCGAGCTTGCGGGGCTCGAAGGCTCGATCCTGAGTCACCTGTTATCGGCGGACGATCGTACCTAA
- the ssuC gene encoding aliphatic sulfonate ABC transporter permease SsuC yields the protein MSLIDSVSLPRSIRLPRVDGLIQWIVPLAIIAIWQVASVTGFVPTRVLPAPSDVVLAGWKLLLSGELVRNIWVSFWRASIGFLIGGSIGFAFGLANGLSQLSAKLTDTTLQMVRNVPHLALIPLVILWFGIDESAKLFLVALGVFFPIYLNTLHGIRTVDPQLIEMGRIYGMTDGELFRRVIFPGALPSIFVGIRFALGIMWLTLIVAETIAASSGLGYMAMQAREFMLIDVVVLSILIYALLGKLADSASRVLERLTLAWHPAFQKR from the coding sequence ATGAGCCTGATCGACAGCGTTTCGCTCCCGCGCAGCATTCGTTTGCCGCGGGTCGACGGCCTGATCCAGTGGATCGTGCCGCTTGCCATCATTGCGATCTGGCAGGTCGCGAGCGTCACCGGCTTCGTGCCGACGCGGGTGCTGCCTGCGCCGAGCGACGTCGTGCTCGCAGGTTGGAAGCTGCTGCTCTCCGGCGAGCTCGTTCGCAACATCTGGGTCTCGTTCTGGCGCGCCTCGATCGGCTTTCTGATCGGCGGCAGCATCGGTTTCGCGTTCGGGCTCGCCAACGGCCTGTCGCAGCTCTCGGCAAAGCTGACCGACACCACGCTCCAGATGGTGCGCAACGTGCCGCATCTGGCGCTGATCCCGCTGGTCATCCTCTGGTTCGGCATCGACGAGAGCGCAAAGCTGTTCCTGGTGGCGCTGGGCGTATTCTTCCCGATCTACCTCAACACGCTGCACGGCATCCGCACGGTCGATCCGCAGTTGATCGAGATGGGCCGCATCTACGGCATGACCGATGGCGAATTGTTTCGCCGGGTGATCTTCCCGGGCGCGCTGCCCTCGATCTTCGTCGGCATCCGCTTCGCGCTCGGCATCATGTGGCTGACGCTGATCGTCGCCGAGACCATCGCGGCCTCCTCGGGCCTCGGCTACATGGCGATGCAGGCGCGCGAGTTCATGCTGATCGACGTCGTCGTGCTCTCGATCCTGATCTACGCCCTGCTCGGCAAGCTCGCCGACAGCGCCTCCCGCGTGCTGGAGCGCCTGACGCTCGCCTGGCACCCCGCCTTCCAGAAACGTTGA
- the ssuD gene encoding FMNH2-dependent alkanesulfonate monooxygenase, with protein MSSTMSKQANANILWFLPTHGDGRYLGTGVGGREVNFNYLRQIAQAADQLGYFGVLLPTGRSCEDSWIVASSVAPFTERLRYLVAVRPGLQSPSVAARMTATLDRISNGRLLVNVVTGGDPVENKGDGIFLGHDERYEVTREFLSVYSDLLAGKTVNVEGKHIHIEGGKLLFPPVQSPRPPLYFGGSSDAGIDVAVDTVDKYLTWGEPPALVAEKIAKVRDVAAARGRKLSFGIRLHVIVRETNEAAWRAANELIKHVSDDTIALAQKNFARMDSVGQQRMAQLHGGKRDQLEIAPNLWAGVGLVRGGAGTALVGDAQTVAARIREYQDLGIDTFIMSGYPHLEEAYRFAELVFPLLSLEQPSNVTKLHFNGGPFGETVGGDFRPQHRVPQS; from the coding sequence ATGAGCAGCACGATGAGCAAGCAAGCGAACGCCAACATCCTCTGGTTCCTGCCGACCCACGGCGACGGCCGTTATCTCGGCACCGGCGTCGGCGGCCGCGAGGTCAACTTCAACTATCTGCGCCAGATCGCACAGGCCGCCGATCAGCTCGGCTATTTCGGCGTGCTGCTGCCGACCGGGCGATCTTGCGAGGATTCCTGGATCGTCGCCTCCAGCGTCGCGCCATTCACCGAGCGGCTGCGCTATCTCGTCGCCGTCCGGCCCGGCCTGCAATCGCCGAGCGTGGCGGCGCGCATGACGGCGACGCTCGATCGCATCTCGAACGGCCGGCTTCTCGTCAATGTCGTCACCGGCGGTGATCCCGTCGAGAACAAGGGCGACGGCATCTTCCTCGGCCATGACGAGCGCTACGAGGTCACCCGCGAGTTCCTCAGCGTCTATAGCGACCTGCTCGCCGGAAAGACGGTCAATGTCGAGGGCAAGCACATCCATATCGAGGGCGGCAAGTTGTTGTTTCCTCCCGTGCAGTCGCCGCGTCCGCCGCTCTATTTCGGCGGCTCGTCCGATGCCGGCATCGACGTCGCCGTCGATACCGTCGACAAATATCTCACCTGGGGAGAGCCGCCGGCGCTGGTGGCCGAGAAGATCGCGAAGGTGAGGGATGTCGCCGCAGCGCGCGGGCGAAAACTCTCCTTCGGCATCCGCCTTCACGTGATCGTCCGCGAAACCAATGAAGCGGCCTGGCGCGCCGCGAACGAGCTGATCAAGCATGTCAGCGACGACACCATCGCGCTGGCGCAGAAGAACTTTGCCCGCATGGACTCCGTCGGCCAGCAGCGCATGGCGCAGCTTCATGGCGGCAAACGCGACCAGCTCGAGATCGCGCCGAACCTGTGGGCCGGTGTCGGCCTCGTGCGCGGCGGCGCCGGCACCGCGCTGGTCGGCGACGCCCAGACCGTCGCGGCGCGCATCAGGGAGTATCAGGATCTCGGCATCGATACCTTCATCATGTCGGGCTACCCGCATCTGGAAGAAGCCTATCGCTTCGCCGAGCTGGTATTCCCGCTGCTCTCGCTGGAGCAACCCTCAAACGTGACGAAGCTGCACTTCAACGGCGGTCCTTTCGGCGAAACGGTCGGCGGCGATTTCCGTCCGCAGCACCGGGTGCCGCAGTCATGA
- a CDS encoding sulfonate ABC transporter substrate-binding protein, whose translation MRRIIQRLIAAIVLSIGIVAAAVGTSYGQDKVVRIGYQKYGKLVLLKSKGTLEPKLAADGYKVVWTEFPSGPPLLEALNVGAIDFGNTGEAPPIFAQAAGAPIQYVAYEPPAPKGEAILVPKGSALKSVAELKGKKVALNKGSNVHYLLVKALEKAGVKYSEIEPVFLAPADARAAFERGAVDAWVIWDPFQAAAEAATGARTLADGTGIVANYQFYFSSKKFLEANPKIVDAVLAELSTVDDWAKGDIHAVAEQLAPSIGLSVPVVEVALKRQSYGIKPITDAVIADQQQVADAFFALGLIPKAIKISDVARKPGT comes from the coding sequence ATGAGGCGTATCATTCAGCGTCTGATCGCGGCCATCGTGCTGTCGATCGGCATCGTCGCCGCCGCGGTCGGCACGTCCTACGGACAGGATAAAGTGGTCCGCATCGGCTACCAGAAATACGGCAAGCTGGTGCTGCTCAAGAGCAAGGGCACGCTGGAGCCGAAGCTCGCCGCCGACGGCTACAAGGTGGTGTGGACCGAATTCCCGTCGGGTCCGCCGCTGCTCGAAGCGCTCAATGTCGGCGCGATCGATTTCGGCAACACCGGCGAAGCCCCGCCGATCTTTGCGCAAGCCGCCGGCGCGCCGATCCAGTATGTCGCCTATGAGCCGCCGGCGCCGAAGGGCGAGGCGATCCTGGTGCCGAAGGGCAGCGCGCTGAAATCGGTCGCCGAGCTCAAAGGCAAGAAGGTCGCGCTCAACAAGGGCTCCAACGTCCACTACCTCCTGGTCAAGGCGCTGGAGAAGGCGGGCGTGAAGTATTCCGAGATCGAGCCGGTGTTCCTGGCGCCGGCCGACGCGCGCGCCGCCTTCGAGCGCGGCGCGGTCGATGCCTGGGTGATCTGGGATCCGTTCCAGGCCGCGGCGGAAGCGGCCACCGGTGCGCGCACGCTCGCCGACGGCACCGGCATCGTCGCCAATTACCAGTTCTATTTCTCCTCCAAGAAATTTCTCGAAGCCAATCCGAAGATCGTCGACGCCGTGCTCGCCGAGCTCAGCACTGTCGACGATTGGGCCAAGGGCGACATCCATGCGGTGGCCGAGCAGCTGGCGCCGTCGATCGGCCTGTCGGTCCCCGTGGTCGAGGTCGCGCTGAAGCGGCAGTCCTACGGCATCAAGCCGATCACCGATGCCGTCATCGCCGACCAGCAGCAGGTCGCCGACGCGTTCTTCGCGTTAGGTCTGATCCCGAAGGCAATCAAGATTTCCGACGTGGCGCGCAAACCAGGAACATGA